In Drosophila yakuba strain Tai18E2 chromosome 2R, Prin_Dyak_Tai18E2_2.1, whole genome shotgun sequence, a single genomic region encodes these proteins:
- the LOC6531667 gene encoding skin secretory protein xP2, whose amino-acid sequence MKFLVIAFAVLACAYGDVSHLGYDYAPPAPAPVYQPAPAPVYQPAPAPVVIPAPAPAPVVIPAPAPAPVVIPAPAPVRTYVPPAPISIPAPAPAPIRIPAPVYQPAPAPAPISIPAPAPIQIPAPAPVNTYIPPAPAPAPVYQPAPAPIPVSIPAPAPVYQPAPAPVVIPAPAPAPVVIPAPAPAPVVIPAPAPVRTYVPPAPISIPAPAPVYQPAPISIPAPAPVYQPAPISIPAPAPVYQPTNTQVLEEIEPASNDGYRYKTVRRRVYRHRF is encoded by the exons ATG AAATTCCTGGTTATTGCCTTTGCCGTTCTGGCCTGCGCCTATGGCGATGTCTCCCACTTGGGTTACGACTACGCTCCTCCGGCCCCAGCTCCGGTCTACCAGCCTGCTCCAGCTCCGGTGTACCAGCCTGCTCCAGCACCAGTTGTGAtccctgctcctgctcccgctccagTTGTGATCCCCgctcctgctcccgctccagTGGTGATcccagctccagctcccgtGAGGACCTACGTCCCACCCGCACCCATCAGCATCCCAGCCCCAGCTCCCGCTCCCATCAGGATCCCAGCCCCTGTTTACCAgccagctcctgctccagctcccaTCAGCATCCCAGCTCCGGCTCCAATCCAGATCCCCGCCCCCGCCCCAGTGAACACCTACATTCCCCCCGCACCTGCACCAGCTCCGGTTTACCAGCCAGCCCCTGCTCCCATTCCCGTGAGCATCCCGGCCCCAGCTCCCGTTTACCAGCCTGCTCCCGCTCCAGTTGTGATCCccgctcctgctccagctccagttgtgatcccagctcctgctccagctccagttgtgatcccagctccagctcccgtGAGGACCTATGTCCCACCTGCACCAATCAGCATCCCAGCTCCGGCTCCCGTTTACCAGCCAGCTCCCATCAGCATCCCAGCTCCGGCTCCCGTTTACCAGCCAGCTCCCATCAGCATCCCAGCTCCCGCTCCCGTCTACCAGCCAACCAACACTCAGGTTCTGGAGGAGATCGAGCCCGCTTCCAATGATGGATACCGCTACAAGACCGTGCGTCGTCGCGTCTACCGTCACCGCTTCTAA
- the LOC120321158 gene encoding skin secretory protein xP2 has product MKFLVVAVALLAVAHADVSHLSGYNYAPVSIPQPAPLPVIAPAPIKVAPAPVNTYIPPAPAPAPIQIEVPAPAPAPVAIPAPAPVKFAPAPAPVNTYIPPAPVHVEIPAPAPAPVVIPAPAPAPIKVAPAPVNTYIPPAPVSIPAPAPLPIKVAPAPAPVPVLAPQPVLEEIEPVSADGYRYKTVRRVIRRRI; this is encoded by the exons ATG aAATTCCTGGTTGTCGCCGTCGCCCTCTTGGCCGTTGCCCACGCCGATGTGTCCCATCTGTCGGGCTACAACTATGCTCCCGTGAGCATCCCACAGCCGGCTCCTCTGCCCGTAATCGCTCCCGCCCCCATCAAGGTTGCTCCCGCTCCCGTGAACACCTACATTCCCCCCgcaccagcaccagctccCATCCAGATTGAGGTTCCCGCCCCAGCACCCGCTCCCGTGGCCATTCCCGCCCCAGCTCCCGTGAAGTtcgctcccgctcccgctccagtGAACACCTACATTCCCCCCGCACCCGTGCACGTCGAGATcccagctccagctcccgcTCCAGTTGTGATCcctgctcccgctcccgctcccatCAAGGTTGCCCCCGCACCCGTCAACACCTACATTCCCCCCGCACCCGTGAGCATCCCAGCCCCCGCTCCCCTGCCCATCAAGGTTGCTCCCGCTCCCGCCCCCGTTCCCGTCCTGGCCCCACAGCCCGTTCTGGAGGAGATCGAGCCCGTGTCCGCCGATGGTTACCGTTACAAGACCGTCCGCCGTGTGATCCGTCGCCGTATCTAG
- the LOC120321160 gene encoding vegetative cell wall protein gp1: MKFLIIAVAFLACAYADVSELAAGGYDYPQPAPPAPVKSYIPPPPPPPPPAPKNTYIPPPAAPAKAYIPPPPPPPPPAPKNTYIPPAPAPAAPVETYIAPAAPAPAYIPPAAPAPAYIPPAPVQAEEPIVEEIEQPAQDGYRYKTVRRRVFRHRN, from the exons ATG AAATTCCTGATCATTGCCGTCGCCTTCTTGGCCTGCGCCTACGCCGATGTCTCGGAGTTGGCTGCCGGAGGATACGATTATCCCCAGCCCGCTCCGCCGGCGCCTGTGAAGAGCTACATTCccccaccgccaccaccaccaccaccagcacccaAGAACACCTACATTCCTCCCCCAGCTGCGCCTGCCAAGGCCTACATcccacccccaccaccaccaccaccaccggcGCCCAAGAACACCTACATCCCCCCAGCACCTGCCCCAGCTGCTCCCGTCGAGACCTACATCGCTCCCGCTGCCCCAGCACCCGCCTACATTCCTCCCGCTGCTCCAGCTCCCGCCTACATCCCACCTGCTCCTGTCCAGGCCGAGGAGCCCATCGTCGAGGAGATCGAGCAGCCCGCCCAGGACGGCTACCGCTACAAGACCGTGCGCCGCCGCGTCTTCCGTCACCGCAACTAA
- the LOC6531668 gene encoding palmitoyltransferase ZDHHC15, giving the protein MCRIGKGHDGKRRGPCCLVRWLPALIILGALVWSYHVLVYQICIRKVSNYLTTGLLLFFYHLLLLMFLWTWLRCIFVAPVGIPDQWKISAEDVDRLKRNDGAEGAARVLSYAARNLPIATCTSDGLVRYCKTCWIIKPDRAHHCRNCHMCVLKMDHHCPWIVNCVHFHNFKYFILFLFYAEVYCFYLFCVMIYDLYLISGFELTSLKMQHSWNILQYLVCIIFNIFTLIMYAVSLLNVSRNRTTMESAYDTYFFDGGKNKNGFNLGCFANFRELYGNKWYLWPFPIFSSRGDGLSFPIDHDRLKEVRADNQRKDIAPNRAQIYKENVARILGIHQPTFNDE; this is encoded by the coding sequence ATGTGCCGGATTGGGAAAGGCCATGATGGAAAAAGAAGAGGACCCTGTTGCTTGGTCAGATGGCTGCCAGCACTCATAATTCTGGGCGCACTGGTATGGTCCTACCACGTACTGGTCTACCAGATCTGCATAAGGAAAGTTTCCAACTATTTGACCACTGggcttttgctgtttttctACCACCTGCTGTTGCTCATGTTTCTATGGACATGGTTGCGCTGCATTTTCGTAGCTCCAGTTGGGATACCCGACCAATGGAAAATATCCGCCGAGGATGTGGACAGATTGAAGCGAAACGACGGAGCAGAGGGAGCAGCTCGAGTTCTCAGTTATGCAGCCAGAAACTTACCCATTGCCACCTGTACAAGCGATGGACTAGTGCGATATTGCAAGACTTGCTGGATAATTAAGCCGGATAGAGCTCATCACTGTCGCAACTGCCACATGTGTGTCCTGAAAATGGACCACCATTGTCCTTGGATAGTGAACTGCGTCCACTTTCACAACTTCAAGTACTTCATACTCTTCCTGTTTTACGCTGAGGTATATTGCTTTTATCTGTTTTGCGTGATGATCTATGATTTGTACCTTATTTCCGGCTTTGAGCTGACTAGCTTGAAAATGCAGCACTCCTGGAACATTCTGCAGTACTTGGTATGCATTATCTTTAACATATTCACCTTGATTATGTACGCTGTCAGCTTGTTAAACGTATCTCGAAATCGCACCACCATGGAATCAGCTTATGATACGTACTTTTTCGATGGCGGCAAGAACAAAAATGGCTTCAATTTGGGATGTTTTGCCAATTTCCGAGAACTTTATGGCAATAAGTGGTACCTCTGGCCCTTTCCGATCTTCTCTAGTCGTGGTGACGGACTTTCATTTCCCATAGACCACGATCGACTCAAGGAAGTCCGTGCCGATAACCAGAGAAAAGACATTGCACCCAACAGAGCTCAGATTTACAAGGAAAACGTGGCCCGAATTCTCGGAATTCATCAGCCAACTTTCAACGATGAATAA
- the LOC6531669 gene encoding lysine-rich arabinogalactan protein 19: MKFLIIALAFLACAFADVSELSGYDYQQPAPAPVETYIPPAPPAPAPAPVETYIPPAPPAPEYIPPAPVQAEEPIIEEIEQPAQDGYRYKTVRRRVFRHRN; this comes from the exons ATG AAATTCCTGATCATTGCCCTTGCCTTCCTGGCCTGCGCCTTCGCCGATGTCTCGGAGCTTTCTGGCTACGACTACCAGCAgccagctcctgctcccgTGGAAACCTACATTCCACCTGCACCGCCAGCACCCGCACCCGCTCCCGTCGAGACCTACATCccacctgcaccaccagcacccGAGTACATCCCACCTGCTCCTGTCCAGGCCGAGGAGCCCATCATCGAGGAGATCGAGCAGCCTGCCCAGGACGGCTACCGCTACAAGACCGTTCGCCGCCGCGTCTTCCGTCACCGCAACTAA
- the LOC26534523 gene encoding uncharacterized protein LOC26534523 translates to MNSSKNAVRASGSKYGPAVRIGIAVLVLHTVGWLGWKAVTQDAESKEAAAKAQQEQLRAVFAEK, encoded by the coding sequence ATGAATAGTTCCAAAAACGCAGTCCGGGCCTCTGGCTCTAAATACGGACCAGCTGTCCGGATCGGAATCGCTGTTCTCGTCCTCCACACCGTCGGTTGGCTGGGTTGGAAGGCGGTGACCCAGGATGCGGAATCCAAGGAGGCGGCAGCGAAGGCCCAGCAAGAACAATTACGAGCGGTGTTCGCGGAAAAGTGA
- the LOC6531674 gene encoding uncharacterized protein LOC6531674, protein MLSRSVLIVVSLLMLSWQWTMAMPPLPQNQASGVSISRPDIPNESDILVQSIFNIDPSQCPKGYTRTGPHHTCRRIA, encoded by the coding sequence ATGCTATCAAGATCCGTGCTGATCGTAGTTAGCCTACTGATGCTGAGCTGGCAGTGGACGATGGCCATGCCGCCCCTTCCGCAGAACCAAGCCAGCGGAGTGTCCATCAGTCGGCCGGACATACCGAATGAATCGGATATATTGGTGCAGAGCATCTTCAACATCGATCCATCACAGTGCCCCAAGGGATACACTCGCACGGGTCCACATCACACGTGTCGTAGGATCGCCTAG
- the LOC6531675 gene encoding glutenin, high molecular weight subunit PW212 isoform X2 yields MFSQLLSIRLAVSLILLISGQWTSARPQNPYYVENGGHGYSHHHRHHGHHEHGPGFGPGFGPGSNGPPPFAFGRFPPPPPSYPDNQSSGGRQPYYPNGGAVHGQPGGHFHQHGTGFHRGQQEYPYPVGDFNRGHPGLQQPGGNFNRGQPGFQQPGNEFNRAQPGGRAPGHQQPGSNELPTYPRQQPGGDANTLQPRPGQNSGGFQQPNENSGGFSEPGQSSEGFQRPGQNFGGFQQPGQSSGGSQHPGQSSGGFQQPGQSSGGFQQPGQSSGGFQQPGQNSGGFQQPGFNQGPKPGTSNNNPIQPRPGSSDEDFSGFNFQSPKTLQPRPGQDHETGVSGEVQIIQPIPGQQQPSVIQPIPGKAQYPDNVGQNINDLFNTQDFLSPDLSRAPGSNRDPKSDAVEANPESVNERSLFSLDPKCAEGLKVMAGRCRKEA; encoded by the exons ATGTTTTCCCAACTCTTATCTATAAGGTTGGCTGTGTCACTGATCCTTTTAATCAGTGGCCAATGGACTTCAGCTCGTCCCCAGAATCCTTACTACGTGGAAAACGGAGGACATGGATACTC GCACCATCATCGCCACCATGGTCATCACGAACATGGACCAGGATTTGGACCAGGATTTGGCCCAGGATCCAATGGACCACCTCCCTTTGCCTTCGGTCGTTTCCCACCGCCTCCTCCCTCTTACCCAGATAATCAATCATCTGGAGGTCGTCAACCGTATTATCCGAACGGTGGTGCAGTTCACGGACAACCTGGCGGTCATTTTCACCAGCATGGAACTGGTTTTCACAGAGGACAACAGGAATACCCGTATCCTGTAGGAGATTTTAACAGGGGACATCCAGGCCTCCAGCAACCAGGTGGAAATTTCAACAGGGGCCAACCAGGTTTCCAACAGCCAGGAAATGAGTTCAATAGAGCACAACCTGGTGGAAGGGCGCCTGGTCATCAACAACCAGGAAGCAATGAGTTACCAACGTATCCTCGCCAGCAGCCGGGTGGCGATGCAAATACTCTACAGCCTCGACCTGGCCAAAACTCTGGTGGATTCCaacagccaaatgaaaattcaGGCGGATTCTCAGAGCCTGGCCAGAGTTCTGAAGGATTCCAAAGGCCAGGCCAGAATTTTGGAGGATTCCAACAGCCAGGCCAGAGTTCTGGAGGATCCCAACATCCAGGCCAGAGTTCTGGAGGATTCCAACAGCCAGGCCAGAGTTCCGGAGGATTCCAACAGCCAGGCCAGAGTTCTGGAGGATTCCAACAGCCAG GCCAGAATTCTGGAGGATTCCAACAACCAGGCTTTAATCAGGGACCTAAACCTGGAACGTCTAATAATAATCCCATTCAACCGCGTCCCGGAAGCTCGGATGAAGACTTCTCCGGCTTTAACTTCCAGTCCCCAAAGACTTTGCAGCCTCGACCTGGTCAGGATCACGAAACTGGGGTCTCTGGCGAAGTGCAGATTATTCAACCGATTCccgggcagcagcagccttcTGTGATCCAACCAATTCCCGGAAAAGCTCAATATCCTGACaatgttggccaaaatatCAATGACCTCTTCAACACCCAAGACTTCTTGTCGCCAGATTTGAGCAGAGCGCCTGGATCCAACAGAGATCCCAAGTCGGATGCTGTGGAAGCGAATCCGGAGTCGGTTAATGAGCGCAGTCTCTTCAGCCTGGATCCCAAGTGTGCTGAAGGACTCAAGGTTATGGCAGGACGTTGCAGGAAGGAAGCCTAG
- the LOC6531675 gene encoding glutenin, high molecular weight subunit 12 isoform X1 has product MFSQLLSIRLAVSLILLISGQWTSARPQNPYYVENGGHGYSHHHRHHGHHEHGPGFGPGFGPGSNGPPPFAFGRFPPPPPSYPDNQSSGGRQPYYPNGGAVHGQPGGHFHQHGTGFHRGQQEYPYPVGDFNRGHPGLQQPGGNFNRGQPGFQQPGNEFNRAQPGGRAPGHQQPGSNELPTYPRQQPGGDANTLQPRPGQNSGGFQQPNENSGGFSEPGQSSEGFQRPGQNFGGFQQPGQSSGGSQHPGQSSGGFQQPGQSSGGFQQPGQSSGGFQQPGQSSGGFQQPGQNSGGFQQPGFNQGPKPGTSNNNPIQPRPGSSDEDFSGFNFQSPKTLQPRPGQDHETGVSGEVQIIQPIPGQQQPSVIQPIPGKAQYPDNVGQNINDLFNTQDFLSPDLSRAPGSNRDPKSDAVEANPESVNERSLFSLDPKCAEGLKVMAGRCRKEA; this is encoded by the exons ATGTTTTCCCAACTCTTATCTATAAGGTTGGCTGTGTCACTGATCCTTTTAATCAGTGGCCAATGGACTTCAGCTCGTCCCCAGAATCCTTACTACGTGGAAAACGGAGGACATGGATACTC GCACCATCATCGCCACCATGGTCATCACGAACATGGACCAGGATTTGGACCAGGATTTGGCCCAGGATCCAATGGACCACCTCCCTTTGCCTTCGGTCGTTTCCCACCGCCTCCTCCCTCTTACCCAGATAATCAATCATCTGGAGGTCGTCAACCGTATTATCCGAACGGTGGTGCAGTTCACGGACAACCTGGCGGTCATTTTCACCAGCATGGAACTGGTTTTCACAGAGGACAACAGGAATACCCGTATCCTGTAGGAGATTTTAACAGGGGACATCCAGGCCTCCAGCAACCAGGTGGAAATTTCAACAGGGGCCAACCAGGTTTCCAACAGCCAGGAAATGAGTTCAATAGAGCACAACCTGGTGGAAGGGCGCCTGGTCATCAACAACCAGGAAGCAATGAGTTACCAACGTATCCTCGCCAGCAGCCGGGTGGCGATGCAAATACTCTACAGCCTCGACCTGGCCAAAACTCTGGTGGATTCCaacagccaaatgaaaattcaGGCGGATTCTCAGAGCCTGGCCAGAGTTCTGAAGGATTCCAAAGGCCAGGCCAGAATTTTGGAGGATTCCAACAGCCAGGCCAGAGTTCTGGAGGATCCCAACATCCAGGCCAGAGTTCTGGAGGATTCCAACAGCCAGGCCAGAGTTCCGGAGGATTCCAACAGCCAGGCCAGAGTTCTGGAGGATTCCAACAGCCAGGCCAGAGTTCTGGAGGATTCCAACAGCCAGGCCAGAATTCTGGAGGATTCCAACAACCAGGCTTTAATCAGGGACCTAAACCTGGAACGTCTAATAATAATCCCATTCAACCGCGTCCCGGAAGCTCGGATGAAGACTTCTCCGGCTTTAACTTCCAGTCCCCAAAGACTTTGCAGCCTCGACCTGGTCAGGATCACGAAACTGGGGTCTCTGGCGAAGTGCAGATTATTCAACCGATTCccgggcagcagcagccttcTGTGATCCAACCAATTCCCGGAAAAGCTCAATATCCTGACaatgttggccaaaatatCAATGACCTCTTCAACACCCAAGACTTCTTGTCGCCAGATTTGAGCAGAGCGCCTGGATCCAACAGAGATCCCAAGTCGGATGCTGTGGAAGCGAATCCGGAGTCGGTTAATGAGCGCAGTCTCTTCAGCCTGGATCCCAAGTGTGCTGAAGGACTCAAGGTTATGGCAGGACGTTGCAGGAAGGAAGCCTAG
- the LOC6531676 gene encoding uncharacterized protein LOC6531676, with the protein MLRHINSLVLCILPLTFFLTEARTQPNGNNRIVFPKDDEETDLRFAYPSMNSTTTTTTTEEPASTIATRSESTNSAEQITSGSEELVNGSTTEVPTIDNRILLETTQKCKPGYQLFGKRCRKPA; encoded by the coding sequence ATGTTGAGACATATAAACTCACTGGTGCTGTGCATCCTACCGCTGACATTCTTCCTCACAGAGGCAAGAACACAGCCCAATGGTAACAATCGCATCGTGTTCCCAAAGGATGATGAAGAAACTGACTTGAGATTCGCATACCCGAGCATGAATtcgacgacaacgacaacgacaacagaAGAACCCGCATCCACAATAGCAACACGTTCGGAAAGCACCAACTCCGCAGAACAGATCACCAGTGGATCGGAGGAGCTGGTTAATGGAAGCACCACCGAGGTGCCCACTATAGACAACCGAATATTGCTGGAGACGACCCAAAAATGTAAGCCTGGCTATCAGCTGTTCGGAAAACGTTGCCGCAAGCCGGCATAG
- the LOC6531677 gene encoding uncharacterized protein LOC6531677 — protein sequence MAITRRLPWPKLLFLFVWLCLALDLNRAARVPSISKNSTHPSTESKMITFVKEPEPDKPAPWDLTEATTIASNANFKPNANASSVEIGPRIVLETSPKCPEGTTLTANSHCRKIA from the coding sequence ATGGCAATTACGCGGCGGCTTCCGTGGCCGaaactgctgtttttgtttgtctggCTGTGTCTGGCATTGGATCTAAATCGCGCAGCTCGAGTGCCCAGCATTTCGAAAAATTCTACACATCCTTCCACCGAGTCCAAGATGATAACGTTCGTCAAAGAACCTGAGCCAGATAAACCTGCTCCTTGGGATCTAACTGAAGCCACCACCATTGCTAGCAATGCCAATTTCAAacccaatgccaatgccagtAGTGTGGAAATTGGGCCTAGGATTGTCCTGGAAACATCGCCAAAGTGTCCAGAGGGCACCACCCTGACTGCAAACAGTCATTGCCGGAAGATTGCCTAG
- the LOC120321012 gene encoding uncharacterized protein LOC120321012 translates to MASSMDLLYLFGILVISSMLLETSALDSEVVESVTGGPKSSNLSEDVKISLEKTWSPNGSMQAQPYNILETNCPHGYVLANKHCHKRA, encoded by the coding sequence atggcaTCTTCGATGGATTTACTCTACCTTTTTGGCATCTTGGTCATTAGCAGCATGCTTCTGGAAACTTCGGCGCTGGACAGCGAAGTTGTGGAATCCGTAACCGGTGGTCCCAAATCAAGCAACCTTAGTGAAGATGTGAAAATAAGTCTGGAGAAAACGTGGAGCCCTAATGGATCTATGCAGGCGCAGCCGTATAATATTCTGGAGACCAACTGTCCACATGGTTATGTCCTGGCTAACAAACATTGCCACAAGCGTGCCTAA
- the LOC120321013 gene encoding uncharacterized protein LOC120321013 → MLINGYSCTKLLFLMACLCLAFEGKTVSARKCTVGYRLRPGKCEW, encoded by the coding sequence ATGCTTATCAACGGATATTCCTGCACCAAGCTTCTGTTTTTGATGGCTTGCCTGTGCTTGGCATTTGAGGGAAAAACTGTCTCGGCGAGAAAGTGCACTGTAGGATACAGGCTCAGGCCCGGAAAATGCGAGTGGTAA
- the LOC6531679 gene encoding chitin deacetylase 8, giving the protein MKYSTLLILGLILALAFTSQAKSKSKKQKNKQKQLAQQESILPMSEPCKPSKCKLPDCRCSDAVLPTSKFQGKEREIPQFVTITFDDAVNAVNFAQYELLFEGLVNPDGCGAAGTFFLSHEYTDYARVNALYRAGHEIALHSVTHGDGTDYWRSADVATIEREFGAQLKMLETFAKVDAKKIQGMRLPFLQISGNNTFEAARRLGLTYDSSWPTQKFKDPAMWPYTLDYRSQQDCQIGPCPEASIPGFWVNPMVTWTDTEGYSCSMIDACVYPPEDDVDELFDWMMENFNRHYLGNRAPFGMYLHAAWFSRGRNYFAAFKKFINHLNTYSDVYFTGISRMLEYVRKPTLGTPFKDCPDLPEAECRAVQCHVQKMSTGEERYMTVCDKCPSVYPWLDNPLGQQL; this is encoded by the exons ATGAAGTACTCCACCTTGCTAATTCTGGGTCTCATCTTGGCCCTGGCCTTCACCAGCCAggccaagtccaagtccaagaaGCAGAAGAATAAGCAAAAGCAGTTGGCCCAGCAGGAGTCGATCCTGCCAATGTCCGAGCCCTGCAAACCGAGCAAGTGCAAACTGCCCGATTGTCGCTGCTCCGATGCCGTTTTACCCACATCCAAGTTCCAGGGCAAAGAACGCGAGATTCCGCAG TTTGTTACCATCACTTTCGATGATGCTGTAAATGCTGTCAACTTCGCCCAGTATGAGCTGCTCTTTGAGGGATTGGTCAATCCAGATGGATGTGGAGCCGCTGGAACCTTCTTTCTGTCCCACGAGTACACGGATTACGCGAGGGTGAATGCACTCTACAGGGCAGGTCACGAGATAGCCCTGCATTCGGTGACCCATGGAGATGGCACCGATTACTGGCGATCGGCAGATGTGGCCACCATAGAGCGAGAGTTCGGAGCGCAGCTCAAAATGTTGGAGACCTTTGCCAAAGTGGATGCCAAGAAGATTCAGGGAATGCGTCTGCCTTTCCTCCAAATTTCCGGCAATAACACCTTCGAAGCAGCCCGTCGCTTGGGCTTGACCTACGACAGCTCCTGGCCAACGCAAAAGTTCAAGGATCCGGCCATGTGGCCCTACACCCTGGACTACAGGTCGCAGCAGGACTGCCAGATAGGACCCTGTCCGGAGGCATCCATTCCCGGATTCTGGGTAAATCCCATGGTCACATGGACCGATACTGAGGGCTACAGTTGCTCCATGATCGATGCTTGCGTTTACCCGCCGGAGGACGACGTGGACGAGCTGTTCGACTGGATGATGGAGAACTTCAACAGGCACTATCTGGGCAATAGAGCTCCATTCGGGATGTATCTGCATGCTGCTTGGTTTTCGCGTGGTCGCAATTACTTTGCTGCCTTTAAAAA ATTCATTAACCACCTGAACACATATTCGGATGTGTATTTCACGGGAATTTCGCGAATGTTGGAGTACGTGAGAAAGCCCACGCTGGGAACTCCGTTCAAGGACTGCCCCGATTTGCCGGAGGCGGAGTGTCGAGCAGTCCAGTGCCATGTCCAGAAGATGTCCACCGGCGAGGAGCGCTACATGACCGTCTGCGACAAGTGCCCCTCCGTCTATCCCTGGCTGGACAATCCTCTGGGTCAGCAGCTCTAA
- the LOC6531680 gene encoding uncharacterized protein LOC6531680 produces the protein MALRERKGEMVKRSISEDWDVIRMARYFRDLQENEVRTMHYLGLAYLVLSRRPFLQLKVPLSTQNYEDGDSVGAGERAGFALQLIFTCPANYPIQVPQVEIVEKRNISESLEQALRKEIVLILEEHLGLQMIAPVVTRLQIILNTEVKRQPF, from the coding sequence ATGGCGTTAAGGGAACGGAAGGGAGAAATGGTGAAGAGGAGCATTTCGGAAGACTGGGACGTTATAAGGATGGCGCGATACTTTAGGGATTTGCAGGAAAATGAGGTGCGAACAATGCATTATTTGGGACTGGCCTACTTGGTTTTGTCCCGTCGCCCGTTTTTGCAATTGAAAGTTCCGCTGTCCACTCAAAACTACGAGGATGGAGACAGTGTGGGAGCGGGGGAACGAGCAGGCTTTGCCCTCCAGCTGATCTTCACCTGTCCTGCGAATTATCCGATCCAAGTGCCGCAGGTGGAGATCGTGGAGAAGCGCAATATTAGCGAATCCTTGGAGCAGGCGCTCCGCAAAGAAATTGTCCTGATTTTGGAGGAACATCTCGGGCTCCAGATGATTGCGCCTGTGGTGACCCGACTGCAAATAATACTGAATACCGAGGTGAAGAGGCAACCCTTCTAA